AGTACCGGTTCAACTTGTAATAGATAGTTTGCCAAACGCCCACCAGAAGCGTAATCCTGCAGCGCCATCCTCAGACCACTACCAATTGCGAAAGTAATCACCAGAATGTAGTAGGTGTTAAACTTCTCAGCATCAACGTTCTTAATTTTGTCGCTCAGCAGAACAAAACTAAAAATAAACACAAAGCCGATGTTTTTCAGGTTGGAGAGGGTAAGAATCCCCTGATCCTGGGTGGAATCCTGGTTGGCATAGCCCATTGCCCTGTCGCCTAAACCGCCAAGATGACTGGAGAGCAAGGCAATCAGCGCCGAACTGCCCATAAAGGCAAGCGGGAGGCTGGCCAGCACGATGAAAATAGGAATGTATTTGTTTTTTCGAACAATCATCGCCAGCGGAATAAGGATGGCAACAATCGCGGTCGCATGGCTAATAAAGGAAAGAATAAAGGTGGTAAACATCCCGGATTTACTGCGGCGGGACATATGATAAACAAAGCCCATCAGGAAGGCTGAACATAAACCGAAGCGAATCTGGTTCATGTCTTTGTTGATAAATAAGTGTGCGGAATACACGGCCAGCGCCACCAGCGGCAGCGGTGTGAGCTTGCGGAAATAGTGGGCGTTAACGCCAACCGAAATCACGGCAAAGACAAAGATGAAGATATCGGGATTCGCCGTAAACAGACGGGTGATGCCCGCAATGGCGTAGATAGCGGGTTCGTAGCGGAACTCCTCTACGGTGCGCCAAAAGCCTTCGATAACAATTTTATCAACAAACTGAACAAAGAAGTCACGATACTGGAAGTCATCCAGGCCGGTTCCCAGGCCACGAATACCGCCGAAAGTAAAAAGTACTACAACGGCGACAAAATAAAGATAGGTCCTGATTTGTGCTGTGTTTTCATTTTTACTTAACATGGTTTCGACAATAGCGACGAAACTCAGGCTAAGACTTATGATCCAGTAAATTCCCATGGTCACATATTCTTATAGTTTAAAATTTACTTATAACATATGGCCTTGGTAACGTAAACATGAGAAAAGTCTAATTTTTACTGGCCCGGTATTATATTGGTGCCACGAAGTAATATTATTTGCTAACGTTCCAGGATAAATCTTTTCCCCCGGTTTTATTTTCGATATCTCATGGGTAAGTGTTATGTAGCAAAGTGCGCGGCCCGTGGTTGCGAACTGTTTTTTGTCACTGTTTTTACTCAGGATTTGGAGCCAGCGCAATGAAGTTTCCACGATTATCAGTTCTGCTTTTTATGCTTTATCTTCCTGCATCGTTTGCCAATAAGGAAATTCCTATCTGGCCAAAGGAAATGTCAGGGAATAATAAATTTATTAATTTTAGTAAAAACCCAGCCAGTAATAATCGCGCTGTCACAAATGTCGAATCTCCAGAAATGATTTATGTTCCCCCCACCGGAAAGAATAATCATTCGGCGGTGCTAATCATTCCCGGTGGCGGTTTTTCTTATATTATGAAAGATCTTGAAGGTTTGGATGTGGCAAAAATATTGAGCCAGAAGGGATATTCCTCTTTTGTGCTTATTTACCGTATGCCGCACGGCGGTTCTGAGGTTAATCGCAATAACGCTTTTGCTGATGTACAGCGAGCAATGCGGCTGATTCGTAGTAATGCCGCTAATTATCGCATTGCGCCTAATCAAATTGGCGTGATGGGCTTTTCTGCCGGAGCTTTCCTCGCGGCCAACATCAGTAATAATCCGGATGCAGCTAACTATCCTGCGGCTAATGCGCAGGACCAGGTTTCAGCGCGTCCGGATTTCACCGCGCTGATCTATCCGGTGGTATCGCTCAAAGAGGGAGTCACCCACGTGGGGACGCGCGCGGCGATGTACGGCAAAGATGTCACGCCTGAAGTGATTGAGCAAAACTCACAGGAAGATCGCGTCACCTCCCGTACGCCGCCGACTTTCCTCGCCCAGGCGCTAAACGATGGCACCGCCTCACCACAAAACTCGCTACGCATGTTTGAAGCGCTGCGCAAAAACAAAGTGAATGTGGAGATGCATCTCTTCCAGCAGGGCGGACATGGTTTCGGCACTGGCCAGAAACAGAATATCCCCGCCAAAAACTGGCCGACGCTGTTTAGCGACTGGCAGGCAAGCCTGGTCAAGCCATAGCGATCACGGCTGATAACGCAGGTGCAGCAGGGGAAAGGGATTTCCCTGGCCATCAAGAGGTGAGCGACCCGTAATGACAAATCCCTGACGCTGATAAAATCCTAACGCCTGCGGGTTTTGCTCATTCACATCCAGTTCGTTGACGCCAAGGTGTTGGGTGGCATAGCGCAACAACTGCGTCCCAACGCCCTGCCCAAACGCCTGCGGCGCGACAAACAGCATCTCCAGTCGGTTTTCCGCTACGCCGAGAAAGCCGACAATGGTGTGCTGCTCATCGCGGTAAACCCGCAGCTCGACCATCGGTAAATAGTGCATGCGCACCTGCGGCCGCAGCGCGAGGATATCGGCTTCCTGTAAGAAATCATGCGTTGCCCGCACCGATGCCTCCCACACCGCAGTTATCGCCTCAAAATCACACTCTTGTGCCTGATAAATTCCCGTCATCTTTTTCTCCCTTTTGTTCTCATAGGCTTTGCACTCAGATGCACAAGCGACAACGTTGGATTGGTGAAGATGCCAGAAGGCGCTTTCACCGTCCATGCCTGCTTAGTGGGGATTAACGTTGGCTTAACACCATCCGATCATGTTTAACCAGCGCCAGCAGTAGCTGACTTTGTGCCGCATAAAAACCAAATGGGTCATGCTCACTGCAGTGTGCGTTGAAGGCAGGTAACCAGCGCCACAACTGGTTTAGGGCTTTATCGCGCAGCTCAAGGCAGGCGGCCGCCTTCGCCATATTTTCACTGACCGCGAAACTCAGGTGGCTGAGTAACTCCAGGTTAATCGCCAGATGATCTTCCGGCTCAGGAAAGGCCTGATGACGCTCCAGGCCCGCTTCCATCAACAACGTTTGCATCTCTTCGCAGGCATCCTGGCGCAAGCGTGCATCACCTGGCTGATAGCAGGAGGCATAAGGCAGCGCCGCCTGTTTTTGCGACATCAAAAACAGACCGGCAAAATCCGCAGCCAGCTCCAGACGTGCATCGGGCCGCAGTTGCAGCGCGGCGATGCTGTTGCGTAAAGCCAGCACGCCATCCTGCATTGCCGGCAGCGCCGCCAGATGGTCCAGCCATAACGTCACATCCGGGCTCTGCAGCTGCGCCAGATGTTGGTCGTCCAGCTCGCGGGCAAACAGCCCGGCGAACCAGCTATACAAACAAGCATAGTGATGAGGGGTTAACTGGCCTGGCATCATTGGGCATCCGCCTCTTCAGGCTTGGGAATGTAGTCACATTTGGCGATCATCTCAGTGGGACCGGTAAACGCGGTGACCGGTGCGATATCCCCCTGATACTTCTCAATGTTCACAATCGCGGTATGCGCACTGGTAGCCTGCGCCAGTTGGGAAGAACCGATATCCAGCGTCAGAACATTCGGATTGCCATATTTGCACAGCGCGCCAATCACGCCGCCACGATCCGGGTTGTACCATGCACCTTCATGGATGCGAATCACACCCGGCTTATAGCAATCGCTGATCACCGCGCCGGCCAGCACCTGTCCGCGCGCATTGAATACGCGAACCACATCACCGTTGCGAATCCCGCGTGCGCTGGCATCTTCGGGGCTGATATACACCGGCTCTTTGCCCGCGACGCTGTATTGCGCACGCAGCGTTTCCGATTCACACAGCTGCGAGTGCAGGCGAAAATCGGGATGCACTGACTGCAGATGCAGCGGATAGTGCGCAGATCCAGGTCCACCGTGCGAGCGCTCGGCTTTCTCAAACCACATCGGATGACCCTGACAATCGTCATAGTTCAGGTCGGCTATGCTTTTCGAATAGATTTCGATTAAGCCGCTCGGCGTACCTAACGGTTCCAGATCGGGATCGTTGCGGAACGCCTGATGGCGGACAAACAGCTTCGGATCGTTAAATTCGATATAGCCGCGCTCATGCCAGAACGTGTCAAAGGTGGGTAACTGCAGGCCGCGGCCTTTGCCCTGTTTAACGCCATCCTGATAAATGCGCTTTAGCCAGCCCATCTCATCCAGCCCTTCGGTGAAGGCCTGTTCGCGGTCAAAGCGCCGACAAAGGTCGCGAAAAATATCGAAGTCGTTACGCGCTTCAAACTGTGGCGGCACAATTTGTTTCATGCCGAGCAGGCCGCGATTCGAGAGGTTGCCGTACTGATCGATATCATTGCGCTCGAACTGCGTGGTGGCGGGCAACACGATATCGGCGAAGCGGCAGGTGGCGGTCCACTGATTATCAATCGATATCACGGTTTCCAGCGTCTGCCAGCCTTCAATGATGCGGTTAGTCTGCTGATGGCGGTGGAATGGATTGGTGCCGGCAAACACGCACATCTTCAGCTGCGGCAAGGTGACTTTTTTGCCGTTCCAGTTGATCACTTTGCCTGGTTCCAGCATGGCATCGACGAAACGCGCGATCGGAATGGTGCTGCTATAGCCTTTGAAATCGGTGCTGGTGTGGCGCGGCGGCGTGGCAGTTGAGCCGGAAAAGCCGCTGAGGATGATACCGTTACGCGTTGGCGTACCGGCACCGTTGTAATGCCAACCGAAACCGAAGCCGCCACCGGGCAGACCAATTTGGCCCAGCATCGCGGCCACTACCACCACCATCCACGCCCATTGCTCGCCGTGCTGCATACGCTGCACGCACCAGCCGGCGATAATCTGGCTGCGGTCGGCTGCCAGCTGACGCGCCAGTGCACGAATGGTCTGTGCATCAATACCGGTCAAGCTTGCAGCCCACTCGGCATCTTTCGGCTGGCCATCGGTTGTACCGTTGAGATACGGCAGGAACTGCTCAAAGCCGACGCAATAGGTACTGAGAAACGCGCTGTCGTGCAGCTTCTCACTGTAGAGCGTATGCGCCAATGCCAGCAGCAGTGGCACGTCAGTTTGTGGATGCAATGCGATGTGCTGCACCTTATCGCGCCCCAGATATTCGTGGGTGCTGGAGATCACTGGATCCACGCTCACCACGCGGATTTCACCTTTCTCCACCTTCTCTTTTAGCTGCGCGTAATAGCCGTAGACGTCGTGATCCGGGCACCACCAGTTGGCCTGCTGGTTCTTCACCATATCGGAACCCCACAGCAGCAGGGTTTTGCTGTTTTCCAGCACCAGCGGCCATGAGGTTTGCTGCTCGTAGACTTCCATCGAACCGACCACGCGCGGCAGAATTACCTGCGCCGCACCGGTCGAGTAGTCGCCGCCGCTGCCAACGGATGCGCCATGCAGCGCCAGCGCGCGACTCAACATGCCACCGGCGTTATGGAACATGCCAGTGGATTGCCAGCCGCTGCTGCTCAGTAATGCGCTGGGGCCGTAAGTCGTCTGCACGCGTTCTAACTCCTGATAGAACAAGTCGAGTGCTTCGTCCCAGCTAACGCGTACAAAGCGATTATCGCCGCGCTGACG
The sequence above is drawn from the Pantoea nemavictus genome and encodes:
- a CDS encoding EpsG family protein, with product MGIYWIISLSLSFVAIVETMLSKNENTAQIRTYLYFVAVVVLFTFGGIRGLGTGLDDFQYRDFFVQFVDKIVIEGFWRTVEEFRYEPAIYAIAGITRLFTANPDIFIFVFAVISVGVNAHYFRKLTPLPLVALAVYSAHLFINKDMNQIRFGLCSAFLMGFVYHMSRRSKSGMFTTFILSFISHATAIVAILIPLAMIVRKNKYIPIFIVLASLPLAFMGSSALIALLSSHLGGLGDRAMGYANQDSTQDQGILTLSNLKNIGFVFIFSFVLLSDKIKNVDAEKFNTYYILVITFAIGSGLRMALQDYASGGRLANYLLQVEPVLISLCIWECKKLKKIAAVAITILMVLYYLYYNTVSSKQSITGYQVSQSFKIFR
- a CDS encoding alpha/beta hydrolase yields the protein MRTVFCHCFYSGFGASAMKFPRLSVLLFMLYLPASFANKEIPIWPKEMSGNNKFINFSKNPASNNRAVTNVESPEMIYVPPTGKNNHSAVLIIPGGGFSYIMKDLEGLDVAKILSQKGYSSFVLIYRMPHGGSEVNRNNAFADVQRAMRLIRSNAANYRIAPNQIGVMGFSAGAFLAANISNNPDAANYPAANAQDQVSARPDFTALIYPVVSLKEGVTHVGTRAAMYGKDVTPEVIEQNSQEDRVTSRTPPTFLAQALNDGTASPQNSLRMFEALRKNKVNVEMHLFQQGGHGFGTGQKQNIPAKNWPTLFSDWQASLVKP
- a CDS encoding GNAT family N-acetyltransferase, which encodes MTGIYQAQECDFEAITAVWEASVRATHDFLQEADILALRPQVRMHYLPMVELRVYRDEQHTIVGFLGVAENRLEMLFVAPQAFGQGVGTQLLRYATQHLGVNELDVNEQNPQALGFYQRQGFVITGRSPLDGQGNPFPLLHLRYQP
- the torD gene encoding molecular chaperone TorD, which encodes MMPGQLTPHHYACLYSWFAGLFARELDDQHLAQLQSPDVTLWLDHLAALPAMQDGVLALRNSIAALQLRPDARLELAADFAGLFLMSQKQAALPYASCYQPGDARLRQDACEEMQTLLMEAGLERHQAFPEPEDHLAINLELLSHLSFAVSENMAKAAACLELRDKALNQLWRWLPAFNAHCSEHDPFGFYAAQSQLLLALVKHDRMVLSQR
- the torA gene encoding trimethylamine-N-oxide reductase TorA; the encoded protein is MKNTNSFNQSRRRFLVQLGGLSTLGMLAPSLLVPRQAQAAQHAAQGILTGSHWGAIRATVVDGRFVKAMPFEKDSYPSKIIAGLPDHVHSTARVRYPMVRVDWLRKRHQSDTRQRGDNRFVRVSWDEALDLFYQELERVQTTYGPSALLSSSGWQSTGMFHNAGGMLSRALALHGASVGSGGDYSTGAAQVILPRVVGSMEVYEQQTSWPLVLENSKTLLLWGSDMVKNQQANWWCPDHDVYGYYAQLKEKVEKGEIRVVSVDPVISSTHEYLGRDKVQHIALHPQTDVPLLLALAHTLYSEKLHDSAFLSTYCVGFEQFLPYLNGTTDGQPKDAEWAASLTGIDAQTIRALARQLAADRSQIIAGWCVQRMQHGEQWAWMVVVVAAMLGQIGLPGGGFGFGWHYNGAGTPTRNGIILSGFSGSTATPPRHTSTDFKGYSSTIPIARFVDAMLEPGKVINWNGKKVTLPQLKMCVFAGTNPFHRHQQTNRIIEGWQTLETVISIDNQWTATCRFADIVLPATTQFERNDIDQYGNLSNRGLLGMKQIVPPQFEARNDFDIFRDLCRRFDREQAFTEGLDEMGWLKRIYQDGVKQGKGRGLQLPTFDTFWHERGYIEFNDPKLFVRHQAFRNDPDLEPLGTPSGLIEIYSKSIADLNYDDCQGHPMWFEKAERSHGGPGSAHYPLHLQSVHPDFRLHSQLCESETLRAQYSVAGKEPVYISPEDASARGIRNGDVVRVFNARGQVLAGAVISDCYKPGVIRIHEGAWYNPDRGGVIGALCKYGNPNVLTLDIGSSQLAQATSAHTAIVNIEKYQGDIAPVTAFTGPTEMIAKCDYIPKPEEADAQ